DNA sequence from the Drosophila sechellia strain sech25 chromosome 3L, ASM438219v1, whole genome shotgun sequence genome:
CTGAAGGCGAGCGTTTTCCTCGCGAATAGACTTCTCTTCCTGCGCATACTGCTGTGTTTTGATGGTAGCCTCCTTCTGGGCGGTCGCCAGGTCGGAGCGATAGCGAAGCACTTCGGAGCGCAGAATCTGGATATGAGCACTCAAACTGGTGGCCGTATCGCCACCATTGGCATGCGCGTTGTTTGTGATGTCTCGCGGCGTTGTCGGATCGGAAACCGGCTGATCCAGCTTGATTTGCAGCGAACGCTTCTCGGTCTCCAGCTTGTCCATGCGCTTCCACAGCTTGTTTACAAGAGCCTCCTGTTCCTGCTCTAGCGTGTTCTCCAACTCGACCATTTCGCGGCGCAGCTGCTCGAGATTGGTCTGCTTGTTGTCCGTCTCCGCCTGAAGCTTCTCAATCTTGCGCATGAGCTTGTTAACGAGGcactcctgctcctgctcgaGTGTCTGCTCCAGCTTGCACTTCTCCTGACGCAGCTGATCGAGCTTCCGGGAGAGATCGTTGGTCAGACACTCCTCCTCGCGCTCGTAGTGGTGCGCCAGAGTCTCCTTCTCCTTTTTCAGGGCCTGAATCTTTTTTAGCAGTGTGTTCGAGATGTACTCTTCCTCCTGCTCGGCTTTGGCTTGCTGTAAAAGTaaacaaaggcaaattgaaGTAACGTTTGTGATATAACATAAAAGTTGTACTAACAATGATGACTGAGGCTTGCTTGAGGCAGCGATTCTCCTCTTGCACCACTTTGCACTTGGTCTTGAAGGTATCCAGCTCGGCTTTCAGAACCCTAGAAGCGAAGAGTTATATTATTTGTGGTAAATCTGCATTGTATTTATAGTGGCCGACTTACTTGTTCTGCTGGGTAAGCGATTCTATCCTCTTCTGGAGCTGCTCCCGGGAAACTGGGCTTGGTGGCAGCATGGTGCCGCCGTCCAGCGAACTTTCGGATTCACAGGGACTTTCCATGCCTGCAAAACTAAAGATAAATGTCCCATTGCCATTACGTTTTTTgagcatatacatatatgtatgacAAGAAACAATGTATGCCAGTCGCTTTT
Encoded proteins:
- the LOC6606042 gene encoding coiled-coil domain-containing protein 6 translates to MESPCESESSLDGGTMLPPSPVSREQLQKRIESLTQQNKVLKAELDTFKTKCKVVQEENRCLKQASVIIQAKAEQEEEYISNTLLKKIQALKKEKETLAHHYEREEECLTNDLSRKLDQLRQEKCKLEQTLEQEQECLVNKLMRKIEKLQAETDNKQTNLEQLRREMVELENTLEQEQEALVNKLWKRMDKLETEKRSLQIKLDQPVSDPTTPRDITNNAHANGGDTATSLSAHIQILRSEVLRYRSDLATAQKEATIKTQQYAQEEKSIREENARLQRKLKQEVERREALCRHLSESESSLEMDEERFYNENLMGGGSFAVATAAAAAAASAVSAQRQRTISSPVSHSPSSSRPLSPGTAVQNRCYACGQLVNRRASERFIKPALPTPMLGLNTSAPNVLTSTNPLLGILGTGSSSSSASVSAGNAAGGFLSNLGGERLSLGSSNSAGGSATFLAGGGGGGLLAHLTSHSSASSSSSNLMNISLNNSSSGNLVNSSSNSSLSAFTPTNPPSSAATAFIQPASPMDTSTCKD